The DNA region TCTCCGGCCCCACAATCGAAGCCGCCAGAATCCCCACCACGCCCCAGCCGCACCCCAAATCCAGCACCCGCTCTCCTGGTGCAAATGTCACCGTCGAGAGCATCGCTTCCGTTCCCCGATCCAGATTCTGGGGAGAAAATAATTCCGCCGCAGTTTCAAACTGGAACTGCCGACTATGATAGGTAAGGGAGAATGGCATACAGGCACAACAGGTCTGGAGTTAAGAACGATTTTGTGTTAAGAAACCTTAACACTCGCAGGTCTGGATTCACACTCCAGATTACTGTATCTTCTGTGGAAACATACACATCCGACCTGGATTTCTCCATGGCCCGTCCTGGGTTTCCTGTGATGTAGATTTGATTTTTTCGGCACTGATACCTCAGCGGGCAAGGATCTGGCGTATGGAAAAAGGCGCTCACCCCCATTTCAAACCGGGACTCACCACCTGGATTCTCACGAGTCTGGTGCTGGGGATCTCCTGTGGTTTGTTCTTTGGCGAACTGTGTGCGCCCCTGAAAACGGTCGGCGAGATCTTCATTGGGCTCCTGCAGATGACCGTGCTCCCCTATATCACGCTCTCCCTGATCCTCAACCTCGGACGGATCTCCATCCGTCAGACCAGGCACATGGCCCTTACCGTCGTCAGCCTGATGCTCATCCTCTGGTGCATCGGCCTGTTCACAGTCTGCCTGATGTCGCTCTCCTTTCCCTTCTGGCAGAAAGGCGCCTTCTTCAGTACCAGTATCATCGAAGGCCCCCAGACGGAAAGTCTGTACGATCTGTTTATCCCGGCGAACCCGTTCTTCTCGCTGGCCAATAACGCCGTCCCCGCCGTGGTTATCTTCTCCATCGGTGTCGGCATCGCGTTGAGCACCATCCCCAAACGCGAACAGCTCCTCGCACCACTGTCCGTCGCCGTCAATGCGTTGATGAAACTCAACCGCTTCGTCGTGCATCTCTCCCCCTTCGGAGTCTTCGCGATCGTCGCTTACGCTGTCGGCACACTCCCCTTTGAAAAGTTCGGCCTGCTGCAGGCCTACCTGATTTCCTACACCGTCGCCACGCTGATTCTGACCGTCGGCATTCTTCCCATGCTGATCTCCATCTGTACCCCGGTCCGCTACTGGGATGCCCTCCGCGTCTCCCAGCCAGCCGTCATCGCAGCCTTCGTCCTCAGCAGTACCTTCGCCGTCCTCCCCATCATTGTGGAATCGGCGCGGGAAATTCTCGAACGCTACAAACTGGAAAAAGATGAAACCGGCGGTTCGCCCGACGTGTTGATTCCCCTCGTCTTCCCCTTTCCCGATATGGGACGTATCGTAGGGCTGATCTTCATTCCCTTTTCCGCCTGGTTCTATGGCTCCAGCCTGATGCCCGATCAGTACCCTAAGTTTCTCTCGCTGGGCATGGCCGGCTCCTTCGCCAAACCCGCGGTCACCATCCCCTGGCTGCTCGACCTGATGCATATTCCCCACGACATCTTCCAGCTCTACCTCGCGGTCGGCGTCTATACCACCCGCCTGGGCGATGCCCTGCGTTCGGTCTACCTCTTCTCCTTCGCAATCCTCACAGCAGCTTCGCTCTCGGGAACGCTCAAGGTGCAGTGGAAACGCTTTTTCATCTACACGAGTCTCTCGCTGGTCATGGCAGGCATTGTCATCGCCAGCATTCATACGGTCCTTGAATATACATTCAAAAACCTCTACCAGTCCAAAGCGATGATCGCCGACCGCCAGCTGCTCTTCCCCGGCGTCAAGGAAACCATCCTCAAAGAATCGACTCCCAATCCGGATCCGATCCAGCCCGGTGAAACGCGTATCGAACGTATCCGCAAGCGTGGCAAAATCCGGCTCGGCTTCGACGCCAAACGACTGCCGTTCTCCTACTTCAACGATCGTGGCGAACTCGTCGGCTT from Gimesia chilikensis includes:
- a CDS encoding cation:dicarboxylate symporter family transporter, with protein sequence MEKGAHPHFKPGLTTWILTSLVLGISCGLFFGELCAPLKTVGEIFIGLLQMTVLPYITLSLILNLGRISIRQTRHMALTVVSLMLILWCIGLFTVCLMSLSFPFWQKGAFFSTSIIEGPQTESLYDLFIPANPFFSLANNAVPAVVIFSIGVGIALSTIPKREQLLAPLSVAVNALMKLNRFVVHLSPFGVFAIVAYAVGTLPFEKFGLLQAYLISYTVATLILTVGILPMLISICTPVRYWDALRVSQPAVIAAFVLSSTFAVLPIIVESAREILERYKLEKDETGGSPDVLIPLVFPFPDMGRIVGLIFIPFSAWFYGSSLMPDQYPKFLSLGMAGSFAKPAVTIPWLLDLMHIPHDIFQLYLAVGVYTTRLGDALRSVYLFSFAILTAASLSGTLKVQWKRFFIYTSLSLVMAGIVIASIHTVLEYTFKNLYQSKAMIADRQLLFPGVKETILKESTPNPDPIQPGETRIERIRKRGKIRLGFDAKRLPFSYFNDRGELVGFDIDMAHRLALDLGVDIEFVPFRPQTLIKQLQEDHFDLAMSGLEGTIERATAFPVADSYMDVTLAMVLHDYRKVEFLEFEKLRHSPDLKIAVVANSFFDEKAHTFFPNASFVSINSEEDFFEEKADGADLLVTSAEAGAAWTLLYPEFSVINPLKKNVKVPMYYLGAHDIEFEEFMEVWLELKKKEGVFDELYNYWILGKDIKDAEPRWSIIRNVLQWVD